From the Sebastes fasciatus isolate fSebFas1 chromosome 9, fSebFas1.pri, whole genome shotgun sequence genome, the window atatattgtatgtatatatatatactgtacatatatatatactgtatacgtatatatgtatgtatatatatatacatacatatatatgtatacatatatacatatgtatatatacatatgtatatatgtatacatatgtatatatagatatatgtatatatctatatatacatatagatatatacatgtatatatacattttgtttACGAGAAGAGCCCATATGAGATGTTGTCAGGAATGGCGGAGCCTActgaagttcatttttcggtacataataagttaatatattttaattttattcgtatattgtttttcttggtaattttataataggtctgaggaaaatgttgatattcccaacgacctcatcttttatcctctgtcattatgcctttgcatttacagcattatgttacccacttgcaaGCTTGCTGAATTGttagcctcatcatcatcatcatcatcatcatcctacTTGAATCGTCTCAATAGTGCATTTAAAGCTCTAATTCAAGCCAAATGAACATGTTGGCACGTTGAGGAAGGTCGTTCCCGCCCTCCGGACACGTTCCTGTATGTATCAATAATGTGACGTCACGTGTGTGACAATGGGCTCGCTACCTGGCAGATTTGTTTGATTTTTCAACTTAACCACAGTGAATTAAGGATAAAATAAAGTTCAATTTCTGTTTAGGTTGGCTTGTTTTGCTCACCCACCCACTATCTTGTCTTTCTATTCAGGGAGCTAGTAGTGAGGGTGTGTTGAtggggggaggggaggatgaTAGAGCTCATGCCCGTAACAATCCCATACGTGGCTGTTGTTGTTAACCAACTCCATTTTGTAATATACTTCCTTGTGTCTGTAACAATTAATGCAACCTGAACCTCACtgtgtcaaaataaataaatgaataatatacagtgcaggaagaggcaaaaaaaacacagcagcgAATGCTTTGCTATTGttacttttatgtatttatttatttatttgtttttttttgtttttttagaggaGCTAACTTtcgtttactttttttaatttgactttttttttttttttacataaaaacaacagcagcGAATGCTTTATTATTGTTACATAGcaccacaataataataatatacacttttgtgacattttaaaataaacgaTAAAGGGCGCCGGTTACTGCTTCCATGGTTACTGTTGGCTAGCAACCAGTCTGGTATCCCGTGATGCTTTGCGTCGTGACgtattgatttgttttgcacaattaagactatacaacataacaaaaaaaaaaattaataatatacagtgcctGAAGAGGCATAAAACCCACAGCAGCGAATGCCTAGCtattactacatttatttattttttatttatttattttttttacagaagcTAACTTTCGTTTACTTTAAGCTACAATGAATTTATAACTCTCAATCTTGCTGCCACGCAGTAATACTTCCTGTAAGAAACCAAAGACTGATCTCTACACAGAAGAGCTGCAACAGCTTTTCACCCTGGCAGGGTGGTTTAAGTTTTAATAGTCCGCCTGAGCCAGCTGTGTTAaatctttaaaggggaacaccacctaaattaagaaatccaatatgttatttccatggtttagtaaagttcaatcaatatttgtgaacatgagctgcagctctctctcaaagccagaaacacGAGAAATAAttgtctcaaacttgtgatgtcatcgggtataaagtctggagttGCTTCATAGACGATGAATGgtagactgattttgtggaaccatcaaatgttctttttttatacccaaattaAATAATTTGATTCAACTGCAAATTTCATTAACTAAAAACTAAAGCTATCCTGtttgttaaaaaacatttttatagtCCCATAAGATTTTACTATATTTCCAATATACAAGTTTATTATTGACAGCATCACTTTCAGTGTTTAGTTTAAACCAAGCTACACCTTAAAACCTGGTCATCTGGCTATCTTCTTATTTGACTCGTGcgaagaaagtgaataagcacaTCGGTCtttccaaaaaagaaaaaaagtcaatctATTAGGCTGGGCATACActacgattttagaaatgttgtgtaactcctactcatactgtacgagtagattgtttgcgatgtaaagccaaagctcagggtttatgtgctcacactgtacggtccgatcgtcagccacgacctttatactgtacgtgtaaaatagaaaaaaaaaaaaaaaaacacgtcccGTCAATAAAGATTTATTTGAAAGCTCCGAGACAGGTAAcgtttgtttgctagcagaggtctgtgtgggtcacaatgctaacaaggcagaaaggtgctgccttgatcatctgtgccatcctgtcggCTGGAACgcctaaaaaatgttttttgaaaatggacatagttcccctttaagtgtcATGAGTCAGatgtacagtagtacagtatgtgcatacTTGCAGATTTCCCATTTGATTGATTCACACCGGATCTGAAACTATGTCAAAATACACAGTGACCAACTTTTACAGTAACTTGCGACACAGACACTGAACAGGAATTATATAGAGctacactgtagtttattcatTCATACAAATTTGATGCGTGTAATTGGCAGCCGGCTACAGAGGAAAGCAGGCCCAAAAGGTAATGAAACACTGAACCATAAAAATGTTCCCATCATTCAACCACATAGAAAAGACATACAAAGTAATTGCACAGGTTGATGTACGTTTGACGTACAATCGGTTTCCCTTTTTAACACTGAACTATGGGGAAATGTCTGGAATATAAGGCAGGGGGATAAATAACTTCTGACATAGCCAGAATTGTTGATGGAATGTGGGTTTCAATAAAGATTGTAGCAGGATCATCTCCACTGATCTTACTTTGAAAATGCTCATAATATCATACATTTGATTCCTACAGTTGCAACAAATGCAATCAAACTACAGTACAAGAAAGAAATAGTTTTGGAATGCATAACTATGGTAATCATAAGGCATATTTGGCAGTTTTTTTGTTGTAGTGTCTGCGGTCAATTTCCTCTCAGACGGATGTTCCTTCCTTCAGCTCCACGTATTCTCCcttgaaaacagaaatatagaGTCAGAATTGACAAGCATACTAAGACAATTTGAACTTACCAGTGTTTATGTGTAGTCTTAcctagggctgtcgatcgattaaaatatttaatcgcgattaatcgcaaataaatcacacgtttttagatttgtcaagtatctaatactccgatgtcagtgtgtcagtgtgctgacttgaccaaaacaacatgtgattatcattaagtgggcacgagctagtatgacatggttggtaccactggattcTTTAGTtgttctactttcatatgatgccagtatcttcactaattttaaaactgagcccgctacaacctgtgAAAGATCGATTAAGTTAaagcgttaaataaattaatggtgttcaaacaaatttgccttaacgtgttgttatcgggttaactctgacagccctcgTCTTTCCACATTGGTTGTTTCACCTTTCCTTCCAGGTGCTCCTGTAGTGTTctcactgtgtctctctctttggtCAGCTGCTCCTGAGTGGCTTTGAGAAGCTGCTGAAGCTTGGTGGCTGCCTGGCCCAGGTCTTTGGAcagcttcttctccttctccaggCGCTCCTGTTCCAACAGCAAACATTACTTCAAAGCACCGAGCAAAGGGGAGACTCAATATGGAGATCTAAagtgttcaatattaaataaataacacatgGGCTGTGTCCGAAATCATTCATTACTCCCTACTCACTATCTAGGGTGTTctatgtagaggactatatatTGAGTTCAAtggcaaaatgaaaacacactttcGGACACTACTCAGGTCATTTGAATTGCTGCCGCACAATTATAATGTGCCAGATCAACGTCTGCTGTTAAACCATCCATAATACactgacatgtatttttgtgtgtgataaATACATATTGTAAGCTAATTTGTTGAGTTGTCTCttagcaaaaaaataattgtaaaatAATTGAGGACAAGTGCTTTAGAGACTTCAAAACTGCTGGAGGAAATAAAAGCTCTGTTCAATGACAACTTCCAATACATTATTGAATCACAGTGTTAAACTATGAAGCCGATGTGTACGTTTCGTTCCCGGGACCGCCTGTCAATCTGAGATACTCTGCAAGTTATGagattcataaaaataaaagcattaatCACAGTTAACGTTTGGATTCTGGGTGACGTTTTGTTACCGCACCTTGAGCTGCGCAACATCTTCTGTGTCAGCTTGTGGTGACTCTGCAGAAACGTTCAGAAGATCCAACTGAGCCTGAAGTTCTGTTATAGTCTTCTGGGCCTAGAAGTTgacaacacacactgatgttATCCACTGGGAGTTTACTAGTCACCCTCTGGCATGACACGATTTAAAAAGGGTGCATCAACAATGGCCGCTACCTGCTGAAATTCTTCAGAaagctgctgtctctgagccGCTTCCCCGTGCAGCTTCTCAGTCGTCTGACTCAACTCGTTCTGGAACTGAACGAAGACAAACAATAAATATCACTCGCACAGACAAATGGCCTACACATCCTTGTCTGTGGGATCATTCTTGTGACAAAGCAGCAGCACGACACACCCACACGCACAAAAGCTGCTCGACCTGTGTGCCAAGTTAGTTGCCTCTCAGGTGAAAGTCAAACACAAACTTTCTGTTGATGTTAAGAATCGTACAAACAAATATCTGAAAacaaaaggaggagtgagcatGCTGAAAAAGGTGAGAGAAGCAGAGGTTAGAGTCAGAGAGGTTAGGTTAGAGTTATTTCCACTCAGTCAGTGCAAACAGTGGTTAGAGGTGTGTCAGAGGAATACTGGACAGACTGGAAATACGGCTTTTTGCCAGTGTCATGCGTCACTCAGTATCTGTGTACTGTGGCCACATCCTCGATTCAGAACACGGGTTTGATGACGTGTTGAGCCAGAtcacaaagaagaagaattacAGAGTAACAAATCCATAACTTATCTTTGGGATTTTATACTAAATTGAGGCTCATTTGAgaagtaaagtaaaaacaaatcttaGATCTTAGAAGAAGTGTCCTAGTCACTGTCCAGTACTctctgacaggaagtgaagggTGCCCTGTGATCTTTGCACCCTGACCTGACTGGGTTGAGCCTCAGCTGGGCCATTCTGTTCTCGCTGAACCCGCATCGTGATCTCGCCCAGCTGCTCTGTGACCTGAAACAGGAAGCCGGCACTGGTTACATAAACTCCCGTCCGTGAATCCCCTTTGTGTCACACGTCACCGACACCTTGATGGTTGTGTAGGTTAAAGAGGCATTTCCACAAATTCCTTGACATCTCATAAATAACATGTCTCCCCTCTCACCTCAGTTACACTGAGGAATGACTGTGTAAATATTGTCGCCTGGATGACGGGGAAGTATGTTATGTCAGTAAAGTCACCTGTGCAAGCTCCTCCTTGTGCGCCTGGGCCTCCTTCTGGGCCAAATCCAGCTGGCTCTGATACTCCGACAGCTGCAGCTTCAGCTGAACACAGAGTACAGCGGAGACATGAACAGATGTCAGACAGGTTTAGTTTTAAAAGCATCACGAGAGGTTGATACCTAGGATTTCATAAAAACAACCCCCACACAGAGTTAAATCAAGTGTAGATTGCTAATTCTTTTGGTATTTCAATAATTTTTCATTAAttaaacaaaactttaaaagacaatattattaaatcaataaaaaggTGGAAAATTACCCTGAAATAATGTtggagtaaaaatgtttgaaatgcaagaaaattaaaaatgcaaataatataCAAGGCCACCTCCTTAATAGGGGAACTTGCTCatagaaattagggctgtcaaacattACCACAATTTaggatttttagattgtagtgggctcagaGTGAAGTCATTGGTACgaaccatttcatactagcttgtcgcaaaggaggttaaataacgctccaaacttatgctacattttcaatttcattttcaaaggggtcccttgacctctgacctcatgatatgaATATcaagaatgaaaatgggttctatgggtaccgacgagtctcccctttacagacatgcccactttatgatttatAAGTCatagtcagcacactgacagttgttgttgcctgttgggcttgagtttgccatgttatgattgtatgctaaatgcagtacctgtgagggtttcctgacaatatttgtcattgttttgtgttgttaatgatttccaataataaatacatacatacttttgcataaagcaagcccactcccatgttgataagagtactaaatacttgacaaatctccctttaagctacattttaaacagataaaaatgtgtgattaatttgtgatcgATTGACAGAtctaataaaactacaacactAACCTGCTCCATCTCCTCTGAGGTCCCCTGGTTGTCTGACTGCTTCTCCAGCTGGGCTTCCAAAAGCATCATCTGCTCCTTCAACTGCAGGGAGAACCAAAATAAACTGGTTTACGTAGCCGCACACATTTCTAACCTGCTAGCTTACATCAATTTAAACTGTGTGCGGGGAAAAATCCTCACCTGCTCTGCACTTTGGTTTTCTGCCTCCAGCTTGCTGACCTTCTCCGAAGCCTGGTAATGTGTGAGAGGGACTATTGTGAGGAAGGGGTACCCACACATGGTGAAAAAACTCTTATTGATTTCAAGGAGGTCTTATAACTTACCACCCTCAGCTGTTCCTCTGAGTCAGCCATCTTGGACTTCCAtaccacctcttcctcctccacactCATCTGCAGATGTTTCAGCATTCCTTCCTAAAGGAGAAGGGAAACGGGATTAAATGAGCTGTAGAAAATTTACCCCATATTCACAGGACTCAGTTTCCCCAATCACTTACTGTTTCAGCCAGGACTATCCTGTACTGGTCACATTCAGCCTGCAGTGAGCCATGGCTCTCCTCGGCCTCCTTCAgtttctccagcagctcctgagACGAGGACAAACACATTCAGAACGTCTTCTGCTGGGCTAATTCAAACCAGGATATCCTAAGCAAGTGTATAAAATTGTGGCTTACAGGCGACGCTGTGCTTGACTGAGACTCCTGGCTCTGTTGGCTGAGAGCTTCCTGAGCTTTCTGCGTAAATACTTGTAACCATTTGGACTAAGTGAGGAGAAAAAGCAGACATAAATCATTCATGTGCACATTATAATGCAAGAATAATGACCGTCAGAATAAAAGATCATTCAGCAAATCCTcttgagaaatgtgtttttcctaCCTGCTCCGTCTCTACGGGTATCTGTGGGAAGAGCGTCTGGAGAGCTTCTTTGGTTTCAGATTGAAAAGCTGTCAGTTCCGCCGTAACGCTCTGCTAAAACAACCGATGTCATAATCAGGAAGGTGATTAAGAGGAAAACCGGCTCAATTGAGTGTGTAAAGAGAGCCTTACCGCATCAGTGGTCGTCCTTTCTCTCACTTCTCTCAGCTCCTCTTGTAGCGATGAGACAAGGGCATCCTTCTCAGTCATGCtagccaaaaaaaacacaacatagtCAAAACTGATATCTACAACAGACCTGACAATATGTGAGACTGATCTTTTTTTCATTCAACAAGATTATTTTACCTGCTCTTTAGTAGTTCCAGCTCTGTGGAGCTATCTGGTTGCTGAAACAGAATGGACATGCAAATGAGTCACTCActgagatcatttttttttctgttctccagggcagctctaGAGGAAGAATCGAGCAACACATCGAGAAGCACACTTACTGGTGTGCTGTTAAGTTGCACCATTTCTTCTTTGAGGTTTTTAAGCTCATCCTGAAGCGATGTGATGAGGCCGGCATCctcactaaaaaaaaagaaaaagggacaCAATTCGGATTAGCTATAAATAAGCAAAGAGCAACAGTGTGGAAAATACATTAAGATTTGAGTCAAATACATggatagtaaaaaaaacaccataccTCTTATTTCTTTGCTCTAGCCCAACAATAGTGTTCTCCTGTTAAAACAATAGATTATTTGGGATTAGCAGTGCCACTCTGCAGATTtggatgattaaaaaaatattagggctgataaagttaacacgataataacggggttttgtgttgttaattgatttccaataataaatatatacatacatttgcataaagcaagcatatttgcccactcccatgttgataagagtattaaatactacgattaataatgattaactatttaatcgattgacagccctaaaaatatatatatttctcctGAATAATGGAGAAGTGATTTTATTTGATAGTAGATCCAACAACCGATGTTTGAAACACTTACAGCAGCTTCCTGCTTCACCTGCAGTTGCTTCAGTTCCTCTTGAAGAGTGTTCAACTGGTTGTCTCTCTCCTGAAGGCTGCAGAGGGGGGCAGAGCATTTCAATCAATACAAGGAACAGCTCTGGATATGATGTTGGCTCTGAAGAAAGGAGGCTCACACACTTACCTGAGCTTTAGCTGTTCCACCTCTGCAGCATTCACCTGTCGAATCAGACATAACAAAACATCCTTAGGGGTGACTGCGTGGTCAAGCGTCTGTGGCTATTTCAGAAATGAGAGAGTATTGTCCTACCTGATCGTTATCCTCCTCTTTTTTGGTCTGATTGGCCTCCAGCAGTGAGTTGATGGAGGCCACCTGCTGCACGAGCTGGCTTTTCTCTGCCTGTGTCTCCTCCAGCTGGGCGGTGAGCGCTTCCACCTGAGCAGAGCGCTCAGTGATCTCAGCCTCCAGTCCCCCAATACGCACCTGAACCTCTGCCGGGACAAATCACAGCACTCACAACTTGATCCATATTTTATATTCTGTGATATAGCCACTGGTTCTCATGTTTCTTTTTCACCATCAAGATGCCAACTCCTAAGCCTTGACACCTGGTAACCATTTAGACATCGCTCCTCCATTCTCTTACCTGCGATTGCGCTGTTGTCCTGCTGGGCATTGTCCAAAGAGGCCTGCAGGCTGTTGGTTCTACTCTGTGTGGCTCTGAGCTCCTCGCACACCTCCTCCAATCTCCTCTGCAACGCCTGCTCACTCTCACCATGGCTGGCCTGACAACAACATTGATGAAGATGTGTCAAACAGCAGGGGGCGGCAAAGATTCACAAAATAATCTTACTTGACAGCATTGATTCACTATATCAGTGCTTTTCTGTTGAAATATATTGCGACACATTCAGAGAAAAAGATTAAATAGAATATTCACAGATAATCCACAATCACAATATAATTTGGTTTGAGGTTGAGTAACAAGAAAATTAAAATTGACATTTTATCAAGAATatgtttgggatttttttttaattttttttttaaaggaagtgTCTTGTAAGAAGTTCTTTGAACAGGAAGGGAATTATAGATGATTAGCCTGCCTGTGCTTCTATGACAAAGCAGTTCATTGATAGTTGATGACAACAGAAGGCTGATAGTCCAACAACACATTTCACACGAGGAGCGAAACTCATCTCAAGTCAAAGAAATTAGAAATGATGCATTATTTGTCTACTGTATATTGACTGACAGCCTGAGCTATTGCATAACATGTTTGAAGACCTTAAACTGTTAGCAAATGATTTAACTGAATGCACACTTGACTGTCAGGACGTGCCGACTCACTTGCTCCACGTAACCCGTAATAGTTCAAACCAACAGCATTCCGTCAGTGAGTGACTGTGTTGGCTGAtggtatatttatatatatatagaacagCAAATTAACAGATAATGTAAGACAGGGATGTAAGTCATGTGTCGTAAATACCAGAAGACCGATCCTGGTCTTTCACAGCCCGTTTACAGACGGCTTGAGGTGCTCAGACACGCACACATTCCAGCTGGTGCTGCTGAGACACATTTTCCCTGCAGCCCCATTATCGTGTGGCTACATTCCAGCCCAGCCCTCGGCTACGTGATTACAAGGCAATTAAACTTCAACAACATTAGAGGGTTGGTGTAAAGGTGGGAAAGGTCTACGCTTGCTTTTTGAAGAGATGCTGTGATTAACTGGCTGCTCCAACAAGAAACAGCAAAAAAGATGGAATAAATTTGTTTCCGTGTGGAAACT encodes:
- the rrbp1a gene encoding ribosome-binding protein 1a isoform X1, which translates into the protein MDIYDPQTLGIMVFGGFMVISALGIALVSTFSMKETSYEEALAKQRRELGKIQSTRSDKKKKDKVSEKKGRGKKKEEKPNGKIPEPEKLEEEVEADEVIEAAAAPVVAAAPVPEPEPVPAPEVKPAAAPAPADTQPKPAAEPSPPLAEPSPAPSPKEKKKKKVAKVEPASTQTAPLLAAPAAVKTSAVPAPTQALASAPTKATAPSTASAPAKTAPASAKTAPASAKSAPASAKSAPAPAKAAAAPAKSATAPAKSSPAPSKTAPVLEAVTKDVPVMAVPPVGSQQAPAVIGKVQEPKKKASKKKTEPVAAVDSADAPLYLPYKALVSTISSMVFSEGEAHRLIEILSEKVGIIQDAWHTATQKGDPIAMLKKQLEEREKQLAAEQEDATAAKNRLRELTKELSAEKSKVTSVETRLSSQLSKREQEMIALQARMQASYQDHVAQTQGLNAKIVSLQDQLEKGPNAQLARLQQENSILRDALNQATSQAESKQNAELAKLRQECTKLTKDLGEKTEALLADDHVRKGLEAKVSTTEKQLSLLQASHGESEQALQRRLEEVCEELRATQSRTNSLQASLDNAQQDNSAIAEVQVRIGGLEAEITERSAQVEALTAQLEETQAEKSQLVQQVASINSLLEANQTKKEEDNDQVNAAEVEQLKLSLQERDNQLNTLQEELKQLQVKQEAAENTIVGLEQRNKSEDAGLITSLQDELKNLKEEMVQLNSTPQPDSSTELELLKSSMTEKDALVSSLQEELREVRERTTTDAQSVTAELTAFQSETKEALQTLFPQIPVETEQSKWLQVFTQKAQEALSQQSQESQSSTASPELLEKLKEAEESHGSLQAECDQYRIVLAETEGMLKHLQMSVEEEEVVWKSKMADSEEQLRVASEKVSKLEAENQSAEQLKEQMMLLEAQLEKQSDNQGTSEEMEQLKLQLSEYQSQLDLAQKEAQAHKEELAQVTEQLGEITMRVQREQNGPAEAQPSQFQNELSQTTEKLHGEAAQRQQLSEEFQQAQKTITELQAQLDLLNVSAESPQADTEDVAQLKERLEKEKKLSKDLGQAATKLQQLLKATQEQLTKERDTVRTLQEHLEGKGEYVELKEGTSV
- the rrbp1a gene encoding ribosome-binding protein 1a isoform X2; this translates as MDIYDPQTLGIMVFGGFMVISALGIALVSTFSMKETSYEEALAKQRRELGKIQSTRSDKKKKDKVSEKKGRGKKKEEKPNGKIPEPEKLEEEVEADEVIEAAAAPVVAAAPVPEPEPVPAPEVKPAAAPAPADTQPKPAAEPSPPLAEPSPAPSPKEKKKKKVAKVEPASTQTAPLLAAPAAVKTSAVPAPTQALASAPTKATAPSTASAPAKTAPASAKTAPASAKSAPASAKSAPAPAKAAAAPAKSATAPAKSSPAPSKTAPVLEAVTKDVPVMAVPPVGSQQAPAVIGKVQEPKKKASKKKTEPVAAVDSADAPLYLPYKALVSTISSMVFSEGEAHRLIEILSEKVGIIQDAWHTATQKGDPIAMLKKQLEEREKQLAAEQEDATAAKNRLRELTKELSAEKSKVTSVETRLSSQLSKREQEMIALQARMQASYQDHVAQTQGLNAKIVSLQDQLEKGPNAQLARLQQENSILRDALNQATSQAESKQNAELAKLRQECTKLTKDLGEKTEALLADDHVRKGLEAKVSTTEKQLSLLQASHGESEQALQRRLEEVCEELRATQSRTNSLQASLDNAQQDNSAIAEVQVRIGGLEAEITERSAQVEALTAQLEETQAEKSQLVQQVASINSLLEANQTKKEEDNDQVNAAEVEQLKLSLQERDNQLNTLQEELKQLQVKQEAAENTIVGLEQRNKSEDAGLITSLQDELKNLKEEMVQLNSTPQPDSSTELELLKSSMTEKDALVSSLQEELREVRERTTTDASVTAELTAFQSETKEALQTLFPQIPVETEQSKWLQVFTQKAQEALSQQSQESQSSTASPELLEKLKEAEESHGSLQAECDQYRIVLAETEGMLKHLQMSVEEEEVVWKSKMADSEEQLRVASEKVSKLEAENQSAEQLKEQMMLLEAQLEKQSDNQGTSEEMEQLKLQLSEYQSQLDLAQKEAQAHKEELAQVTEQLGEITMRVQREQNGPAEAQPSQFQNELSQTTEKLHGEAAQRQQLSEEFQQAQKTITELQAQLDLLNVSAESPQADTEDVAQLKERLEKEKKLSKDLGQAATKLQQLLKATQEQLTKERDTVRTLQEHLEGKGEYVELKEGTSV